One stretch of Pseudomonadota bacterium DNA includes these proteins:
- a CDS encoding helix-turn-helix transcriptional regulator — MKKDHEISSGNVFADLGFPNSEQELIKAKLTVQIYQLLKERGLTQGKAAKLLGTTQAQVSTLMRCRPVSVSVGRLMEFLTILGQDVELTVKPAAFHNKGQQGRMSVTIKPAHQHL; from the coding sequence ATGAAAAAAGACCATGAAATAAGCAGCGGCAACGTTTTTGCCGACCTGGGATTTCCCAATTCAGAACAAGAGCTTATTAAGGCGAAGCTCACCGTACAGATTTACCAGCTTCTGAAAGAGAGGGGCTTAACCCAGGGTAAAGCCGCAAAGTTGTTAGGCACGACACAGGCGCAGGTATCGACGCTTATGCGTTGCCGTCCGGTGTCGGTATCTGTAGGACGTTTGATGGAATTTTTAACAATACTCGGGCAGGATGTGGAACTGACAGTTAAACCGGCAGCCTTTCACAACAAGGGACAACAGGGGCGCATGTCGGTCACGATAAAGCCCGCTCACCAACACTTATAA
- a CDS encoding type II toxin-antitoxin system RelE/ParE family toxin: MDEIKPKGLEWIGTSRKDMQALPFSVRRTFGYALYEAQLGKKLQDAIPLKGFGGAGVLEVIKDYRGNTYRAVYTIRFAAQSMCCIYFRKRQSALLERRQKELDLIRKRLKRAENLYIGKDKGV; this comes from the coding sequence ATGGATGAGATCAAACCGAAAGGTCTTGAATGGATCGGGACAAGCCGAAAAGACATGCAGGCTTTACCTTTCTCCGTCCGCCGGACCTTCGGCTATGCGCTTTATGAGGCACAATTGGGCAAGAAGCTACAAGACGCAATACCTCTCAAGGGCTTTGGAGGGGCTGGCGTATTGGAAGTGATCAAGGACTACAGGGGCAATACATACCGCGCCGTTTACACCATCCGGTTTGCCGCACAGTCTATGTGCTGCATATATTTCAGAAAAAGGCAAAGCGCGTTATTGGAACGCCGGCAGAAAGAACTGGACCTGATCAGAAAACGATTGAAACGGGCCGAGAATCTTTACATCGGCAAAGATAAAGGGGTTTGA
- a CDS encoding bifunctional DNA primase/polymerase, producing the protein MNYSAVVDDKSLNSTLFYGLRYLNQGFSIIPVKGSHYSKGVDIDERLKDTKAPLVKWSEFQQRHPTENEIREWFTKWPMANIAIVTGKISHLVVVDFDSADAVRWAKNKEYLNTAIVRTARGVHAYYRYPMEGYVKNSVDGDKKIDIRADGGYVIAPPSEHLTGMQYTWETVDVPITPLPEIFVSQALNKKVIDLKPLYKGVGKGSRNDTLARLCGSWVNDGLDYKDCMEMAEVWNQKNDPPLPAKEVERTVKSILYRHSLNDVTVQRMYHEKNLLRFPVFTHSRTRIHKVEEISVVQEYGKESRKWVVIPSKMGLPGPFDEAVFMAINMVLSEMPKPISNPVEVGGLRDVARMINLNHSSGKVSKMIKESMLRIKSLTIITEKTFYDAEKRKFITDSFGIFDRIIFSGQKADDEERVYTTKIWLNMVFLKNINAGFASSLNYSTYISLNNGLARGIYRCLSPVLALSDNLPVNISYKKLAQRLQVKEEYSPSRIRTQLSEAHKELQKKVFSKVIITQTSSGKVIVTYFR; encoded by the coding sequence GTGAATTATTCAGCTGTAGTCGATGACAAATCCCTGAACAGCACTTTATTCTACGGCTTGCGTTATTTGAATCAAGGATTTTCAATAATCCCCGTAAAGGGGTCTCACTATTCGAAAGGTGTTGACATAGATGAACGACTGAAAGATACAAAGGCTCCGCTCGTTAAATGGAGCGAATTCCAGCAAAGACACCCGACCGAAAATGAGATAAGAGAATGGTTTACGAAGTGGCCGATGGCGAATATTGCAATCGTCACGGGAAAAATATCGCACCTGGTTGTTGTTGACTTCGATTCAGCGGATGCGGTCAGGTGGGCGAAAAACAAAGAATATCTTAATACTGCCATTGTCAGGACCGCACGGGGCGTTCACGCCTACTACCGTTATCCAATGGAGGGCTACGTCAAAAACTCCGTTGATGGTGACAAGAAAATAGACATCAGAGCGGACGGAGGTTATGTAATCGCCCCGCCGAGTGAGCATCTGACAGGGATGCAATATACATGGGAGACCGTTGATGTGCCCATAACTCCATTGCCTGAGATATTCGTATCACAAGCGCTAAATAAAAAAGTTATTGATTTGAAACCGCTCTACAAAGGAGTCGGCAAGGGAAGCAGAAACGATACGCTTGCCCGGCTATGCGGAAGTTGGGTCAATGATGGGCTGGACTATAAGGATTGCATGGAAATGGCAGAGGTATGGAATCAGAAGAATGATCCGCCTCTGCCCGCTAAAGAGGTGGAACGAACTGTAAAAAGCATACTTTACCGGCACAGCCTTAACGATGTGACGGTACAGAGGATGTACCATGAAAAAAACCTGTTGCGGTTCCCTGTTTTTACTCACAGCAGGACGAGGATACACAAGGTGGAGGAAATATCTGTCGTGCAGGAGTACGGGAAGGAGTCTCGTAAGTGGGTAGTAATCCCCTCGAAGATGGGATTGCCGGGACCTTTTGACGAGGCTGTGTTTATGGCTATCAATATGGTGCTGTCCGAAATGCCGAAGCCTATTTCGAACCCGGTTGAGGTGGGCGGATTGAGAGATGTAGCGCGAATGATCAATCTTAACCACAGTTCCGGTAAGGTATCCAAGATGATAAAAGAATCCATGCTGAGAATAAAGTCTCTGACAATTATTACAGAGAAAACCTTCTACGATGCGGAAAAAAGAAAATTTATCACAGATTCGTTTGGTATTTTTGACAGGATCATCTTCTCAGGGCAAAAAGCTGATGACGAAGAGAGGGTATATACCACAAAAATATGGCTAAACATGGTATTCCTGAAGAATATAAACGCTGGTTTTGCCAGTAGTTTAAACTACAGTACGTACATCTCTCTTAATAACGGTCTTGCGAGAGGGATATACAGATGCCTGTCGCCCGTGCTTGCCTTATCTGATAATCTCCCGGTAAATATATCATACAAAAAACTAGCACAGCGTTTACAAGTAAAGGAAGAATACAGTCCGTCAAGAATCAGGACACAGCTTTCGGAAGCTCATAAGGAACTCCAGAAGAAGGTCTTTTCAAAGGTTATCATTACTCAAACATCATCAGGCAAGGTAATCGTAACGTACTTCAGATAA
- a CDS encoding type II toxin-antitoxin system prevent-host-death family antitoxin, translating to MRTVTAKDLKNKTGDAIQAVSRGEKIVVTLRGKPVALISPINAEMIEQQSLRDMDVAWDDIGRTLQASKPRFKNVEEAMGWTRKRS from the coding sequence ATGAGAACTGTGACTGCAAAGGATTTAAAAAACAAAACTGGCGATGCAATACAGGCAGTCTCGAGGGGTGAAAAAATAGTGGTTACGTTAAGAGGAAAGCCTGTCGCGCTGATATCGCCTATCAATGCGGAAATGATCGAGCAACAATCGCTCAGAGATATGGATGTCGCCTGGGATGATATAGGAAGAACACTGCAGGCAAGCAAACCCCGTTTTAAAAATGTTGAGGAGGCAATGGGTTGGACAAGAAAAAGGTCATAG